One part of the Lotus japonicus ecotype B-129 chromosome 2, LjGifu_v1.2 genome encodes these proteins:
- the LOC130737715 gene encoding uncharacterized protein LOC130737715 isoform X3, which translates to MMMEGEVQFLSPTLDMSDRQCSFSFSLLTPRYEDILLSLWNIFKDCYYCKKQTHISLNPLRSICIGIDPKKDTWRVKVRVLRVWDMFPVGEPSKPYAIHVVLIDVEGVKIEGIIKKAFLPNCLRSGVAILIVTMHQYTLRSSKSKQQIFARVFHPEEVTMKFVFYVWSEMKILDTDHIFFFLCLFLWNIQVYIFVPRQFLNDFEESLSKYVELVDPVGNKFCVSFYFDRDEPRFGANISELRTVHQIQGSVIICFIYLGDSRFDIQISDLNLFEIEYRKRTAHVAANVASSSHLNFHEVDGSVINLISDDDSENEVEDIVN; encoded by the exons GTATGAAGACATTCTTCTATCCCTGTGGAACATTTTCAAAGATTGCTACTATTGCAAAAAACAGACCCATAT ATCATTGAATCCCCTTCGTTCCATATGCATTGGGATCGATCCTAAAAAAGATACTTGGAGAGTGAAGGTTCGGGTTCTTCGTGTTTGGGATATGTTTCCAGTTGGTGAACCCTCAAAACCTTACGCTATCCATGTTGTGCTTATTGATGTAGAG GGTGTGAAAATTGAGGGCATCATTAAGAAAGCCTTTTTGCCCAATTGTTTGCGTTCTGGCGTCGCCATTCTGATAG TTACTATGCATCAGTACACCTTAAGAAGTTCTAAGTCTAAGCAACAGATTTTTGCCAGAGTATTTCATCCGGAGGAGGTAACtatgaaatttgttttttatgtttggaGTGAGATGAAAATATTGGACACTgatcatatttttttctttttatgtttatttttgtgGAATATTCAGGTGTATATTTTTGTACCAAGACAATTCTTGAATGATTTTGAAGAAAGTCTCTCTAAATATGTTGAATTAGTGGATCCTGTAGGGAATAAATTCTGTGTTAGCTTTTATTTTGATCGTGATGAACCAAGATTTGGTGCTAATATTTCAGAGTTACGAACTGTGCACCAAATACAGGGAAGTGTGataatttgttttatttatctTGGTGATAGTAGATTTGACATCCAAATTAGTGATCTGAACTTGTTTGAGATTGAGTATAGGAAAAGAACTGCTCATGTTGCAGCTAATGTTGCAAGTTCAAGTCATCTGAATTTTCATGAAGTAGATGGTTCggttataaatttaattagtgatgatgattctgagaaTGAAGTTGAAGATATTGTGAATTAG